The genomic stretch TTTGGGTAGATTCTCCAGATTATGACGGAAGAATCGATGTTTTCCAATATTATCTTAAAAAGGTGAAAAGTGATGATACTCTAACACCAGAGCGGGCTGCACTTGATACAATTGGCTATAGCCCTGCACAGATTAAACATATTGTGAATGAGTCTGTTGTAATCGCTCATCAGCGAGGCGCAGAGGTTACAAATTATACTGACTTCAGGGATGCAATGGAGACTTATGAGTGGGGACTTAAACAGCCACTTAGATCCATGAGTGAAGATGAGAAGAGTAATGTAGCTTATCATGAAGCGGGCCACGCAGTTGCTCAATATTTACTAAAACCACATGACCGAGTTTGGAAAGTAACGATCATTCGTAGAGGTGATGCTCTAGGCCTAGCAGCAACTAAACCAACAACAGAAAGATACAACCGAAGCGATAGCGAGATTCTCGCAGGTATCCAAGTTTGCTTAGCGGCTAGAGCAGTAGAAGAAGAATTTCTACACAAAAAATTAAATGGAGTTACTTCTGACCTGCAACAAGCTACACTTCTTGGCGGTGCATATTTAGGCTTAGTCGGTATGGGAGATGAACTTTTCAGCTGGAATGCATTAGGATCACAAGCAGAAGGTCTAAGAGCACTTCGACCTAAAATCAACCTTCTTCTAAAGGATCAAATGAACCAAGTCAAAAAACTTGTAACAGACCACTCTGAATTCGTACATTCAATTGCCCAAGAGCTTCTAAAAAGAGGAGACTTAACAGGTGAAGAAATAGAAGATATATACGAAAGGCTATATGACCGCACTCGTCCTGAGCCTCCCATTGTAACCGTGGGGAGTTATTACGAGAAGAATATTCAAAGATTGTTAAAGGACTTTGATCAGTTACCTGAAAGCGAGTAAATTTGCGATTGAGGTCAGAATGACTATATAAACAAGTGAACCCACAAGGTAATTAATTTCCTTGTGGATTTTTTACGTTATTTCTTGAATTGTGGAAAAGTGCTACTGACCTAAGTACGATATCGACGAATTTTAGCAAAAGATTAATAGTGAGTGGTGAGATCTAAATGAGTTCTGGCTATATATCAACAGAGAGTGGTGATTATCAAGGAGTTTTAGTCAGATATCAACAGAGGATGGTGTTAATCAAGGAATTTTAGTCAGATATCAACAGAGGATAGTGAGATATCAACGAGAATTAGCGATATATCAACGGATGATAGCGATATATCAACGAGATTTAGCAATATATCAACGAAGTTCACAACTTTATCAACAATGTTCACAGAGTGTTCGGCTTTTGAAGCACTAAATTGGTTTTAATTTAACAATCATAATGAGTTCTAGCGTTTTATGCACAAAACTCACTGCGTTATGCACAAAACGCTTTATGAACGAACTTCTGTGCTTTATTCACAAAGTGTCACCACCAAAAATAAAGGAATTCTCAATAGATAAACTGAATCAAAATAAAGTCCCCACAATTAAAAGTATCTTTTCAATCCCACGAGCATATTGATTAACAAATCTTAAATAGCATACTTGTCACAATAGACAGGAGAGTGAATAATGGACAGTCTTTCAAACAAGCTAGGAAACGCAAATACAATCGACGAAGTAATTAATCAATTAGATCAGATTATTTCTATGAGTAATCAAACAAAAAGTAAACTAGGATATTTTGCTTCTTTATATCGGATGGTAACCATTAAAGTAAAAGAAGGGATTTTAGCAGATCAATTTGAAGATGGTGCAAGAATGGAAAGTCTGGATGTGAATTTTGCAAATTTCTATTTAAAAGCACTCAAAAAATATTTAAATGGTGATGCTTGTAGCCTTAGCTGGCAGTTAGCGTTTCGACAAGCAGAGGGCCGTAAATCTATTTTGCTACAGAATTTATTGCTCGGTATTAACGCACATATTAATTTGGATTTAGGCGTAGCAGCTGCAATGGTATGCCGAAATACTGATATTTCATCTCTCTACAATGACTTTATGAATATAAATCGTATATTGGCATCTTTAGTGGACGAGGTAAGGGATGACATGGATCGAATATCGCCATGGATTGGTTTTTTAGACCGTGTTGATCCAAAGGCTTCTAAGGCGATTATAAACTTCAGCTTAGAGAAATCACGGAATTATGCTTGGGATTTTGCAAAAAAGCTTGCAGGAGCCAAAGAGGCAGAGTGGGAGGGGCTAATTAAATTACATGATAATGAAGTTGCATCGATTGGCAACATGGTAGCACAACCAAGTGGTTGGATGCTAAAGACTGGTTTGTGGGCAATTCGTTTGCGTGAATCTAAAAATATTGAAAGAAATTTAGATCTTTTAAATCATAATCGATTTGAAACTGCAACAACAGATGCTTTTCAATTGTAAGATAAGGATTGTAATTTTTAGACCTTAATAGAAGAAATTTTGATTGCATTAATTGTATCGTTATTTAAAGCAATTAAGTAATCAGTACATATTAAAGGAGTGAATAAATTTGGAGGAACGTCAAAAAAGCTATGGACTTCTAGTTCGCCCAAGAGGATTAGTTGAAACGGATTTGCCTCACGATTGGTTTAAAAAGATGCGAGAGAACTCTCCTATTTCTTTTGATCCGGATCGAAATTGTTGGGATGTATTTTGCTATAAGGACGTCCAAATGGTCTTACAAAACTATAAGCAATTCAGCTCTAATAGAAATGGATCTTTTCCAACATTACTAAGCTTGGATCCTCCAACCCACCGAAGATATCGTAATATTGTAAGCCAAGCATTTACGCCTAAAGCAATTCAAGCACTTTCTCCAAGAGTTAAAGCTCTTACAAATGAATTATTAGCATCACTAAAAGGAAAAAATGAGATTGATATTGTTGCGGATATTGCTTTTCCACTCCCTGTTATTGTCATTTCTGAAATGCTCGGAGTACCAAGTGAAGATCGCGAAAAATTTAAGGAATGGTCTAATATTGTAGTATCGGGTACTCAAACTCTCTCTTTTGATGAAATGAATGAGTTGAAGGCAAAACAAGGTAAAGCAATTCATGATTTACGAAACTATTTTTATCAAATAGTTGAAAAAAGGCGTGATGATCCTAAAAATGACTTAGTTTCTACTTTAATTGCTGCAGAAGTAGATGGTGAGAAATTATCAGTTGAAGAGCTATTAAGCTTCTGCTTCCTTCTACTCGTTGCAGGTAATGAAACCACTACAAATCTAATTGGTAATACAATGCTTACGTTGTTTGAGCATCCAAATGTACTGGATCAAGTATACAAAGATCATTCATTGGTAGCTGCTGTTATTGAAGAATCTCTTCGTTACCGTTCTCCTGTACATAGCATGAATCGTTTTGTCACCGAAGATATGAATTTTAATGGAATAAATCTTAAAAAAGGGCAAGAAGTTTTGGCATGGATCGGTTCAGCAAATAGAGACGAAACTGTATTTACCAGACCTGAGAACTTTGATGTTAATCGCTCTCCAAATAATTATCTATCATTTGGTTCAGGTGTGCACTTTTGTTTAGGATCGCAGCTTGCAAAACTAGAGGCGAAAATTAGTATTACAGAAATGCTAAAAACTTTACCAAATATGAAATTGGATAAAACGAGAGAGCTTACTATCATATCAAGTACATTTGTATATGGGTATAAAGAACTACCAGTTATTATAGGATAAATAGTAAAGACAATACTCGTTAACAAGAGTGTTGTCTTTACTATTTAAAAAATTAAACTTCTTCTGTTATATTATATAATTAGATAGATTTAGGATGAAAAGTTAACGATAGGTGATCAAATGATACATACATACTTAGGAGAGACAATTAGTTTTAATGTACTTTATAAAAAGAGGAAATCAATTGGTATTTATATAGACTCTTATGGGAATGTTGAGGTTCAAGCTCCTAAAGATACGCCAGACAAAAATGTCACTGAAGTATTAGAAATTAATTGGGAGTTGATTCTTCAGAAATCAAATGAAATGAAGGAGCGACTTCGAGGTCCTAAGGAAAGGGCATATGAATTCGGCGAGACATTTCTTTATTTAGGAAGCTCATATCCTATTCAGATTTCGCACGATGAAAGTATTCAGCAAGATCAAGTGGTTTTAAAAAAAGATTGTCTAAATATTATTGTAAAACAACTAGATGAAGAGCGAATACAACAGGCACTTAAAAGGTTTTATTATCAGCAGTGTAAAGCAATCGTTGAAAAGAGTATCAAAAAGTATCAAAGTAATTTTAAAGTAAAACCTTCTTCGATTCGTATTACTGATAGTAAAACGAACTGGGGGACTTGTGATTCAAAAAGGCAATTAACGTTTAATTGGAAGCTAGCTATGGCTCCACAACAAGTAATTGACTACGTAGTCGTTCATGAAATGTGCCATCTCATTCATCTGAATCACGATCGTTCATTTTGGAGACTAGTAGGTAAAATAATACCTGATTATAAGGAAAGAGAAAATTGGTTAGCATTATCTAGTTGGAAAATGACTGTATAGTAGTAGTTCAAATTTCTTATTTAAAATGGGACGACTTTTGTCGTCCCATTTTTTTTAAGAGTCTGCCAACCATCTTATCAACAAAAAATCCGATATATCAACAAAAATCAGTACTATATCAACAAAAACCAGTACTATATCAACAAAAACCAATACTTTATCAACAAAGTTCACAGCTTTATCAATAAAGTACACAAAGTGTTCGCCATTTCCAAATAACAAC from Arthrobacter citreus encodes the following:
- a CDS encoding cytochrome P450 translates to MEERQKSYGLLVRPRGLVETDLPHDWFKKMRENSPISFDPDRNCWDVFCYKDVQMVLQNYKQFSSNRNGSFPTLLSLDPPTHRRYRNIVSQAFTPKAIQALSPRVKALTNELLASLKGKNEIDIVADIAFPLPVIVISEMLGVPSEDREKFKEWSNIVVSGTQTLSFDEMNELKAKQGKAIHDLRNYFYQIVEKRRDDPKNDLVSTLIAAEVDGEKLSVEELLSFCFLLLVAGNETTTNLIGNTMLTLFEHPNVLDQVYKDHSLVAAVIEESLRYRSPVHSMNRFVTEDMNFNGINLKKGQEVLAWIGSANRDETVFTRPENFDVNRSPNNYLSFGSGVHFCLGSQLAKLEAKISITEMLKTLPNMKLDKTRELTIISSTFVYGYKELPVIIG
- a CDS encoding M48 family metallopeptidase, yielding MIHTYLGETISFNVLYKKRKSIGIYIDSYGNVEVQAPKDTPDKNVTEVLEINWELILQKSNEMKERLRGPKERAYEFGETFLYLGSSYPIQISHDESIQQDQVVLKKDCLNIIVKQLDEERIQQALKRFYYQQCKAIVEKSIKKYQSNFKVKPSSIRITDSKTNWGTCDSKRQLTFNWKLAMAPQQVIDYVVVHEMCHLIHLNHDRSFWRLVGKIIPDYKERENWLALSSWKMTV
- a CDS encoding AAA family ATPase — encoded protein: MKKYQWVKWRRVIIWFAVIVIIGAVLIHGGPTYWSVALSLVSILFQLVLAMLFMIIQFVALFWFLARGRTYWILPGETGSTWDDYRGNPEIVENAKRIVTLLKGVKTFKEMGGEAIRGLLLCGPPGTGKSYLAQVIANEAQVPFAYASAPSFQNMFFGVGNLKVMGIYKKARKLANIYGACIIFIDEVDAIGMSRQGGGGAGGAGMFGMGMGSGLLNELLLQMDPPNIDNSKIAKLLRSLGLRKKKAERPAVLTIAATNLPDVLDQALLRPGRFDRKLWVDSPDYDGRIDVFQYYLKKVKSDDTLTPERAALDTIGYSPAQIKHIVNESVVIAHQRGAEVTNYTDFRDAMETYEWGLKQPLRSMSEDEKSNVAYHEAGHAVAQYLLKPHDRVWKVTIIRRGDALGLAATKPTTERYNRSDSEILAGIQVCLAARAVEEEFLHKKLNGVTSDLQQATLLGGAYLGLVGMGDELFSWNALGSQAEGLRALRPKINLLLKDQMNQVKKLVTDHSEFVHSIAQELLKRGDLTGEEIEDIYERLYDRTRPEPPIVTVGSYYEKNIQRLLKDFDQLPESE